From one Physeter macrocephalus isolate SW-GA chromosome 18, ASM283717v5, whole genome shotgun sequence genomic stretch:
- the LOC112064336 gene encoding LOW QUALITY PROTEIN: nuclear pore complex protein Nup153-like (The sequence of the model RefSeq protein was modified relative to this genomic sequence to represent the inferred CDS: deleted 3 bases in 2 codons) has protein sequence MGSVFQFGSSATNFNFTNNNPSGVFTFGASASTPAASAQPSGSGGFQFSQSPAAFTMGSNGKNSFSSSGTSVSGRKIKTATVFGTLSPSLGNFSVLKTSQFGDSPFYPGKTTYGGAAAAVRQSKLQNTPYQAPVRRQMKAKQLNTQSYGVTSLTARRILQSLEKMSSPLLDAKRISSVFSSLNSPLDRSGIDTTTDFQARREKVDSQPPPVQRLMIPKPVSRAANRAVYFKPARTPSGELRRTSQRIGKKRSTGYESNMTPGQSREQRESGSSYPDCSVSAANGLSSGGGGGGGKMRRERTRFVASEPQEEEGTEVPVLPKNSLPITGSSVPTFSFSSSVITTSSPSPTSPSQSLTNQVQMTSPNSTGSPLFRFSCPIIKSTEADVLPPSSILKVASFYVPQLDLHLVCPSSAPFQFGVSSLGQQEKKEEPPKAPSAAFSFDSGVINPPPAAADTTATSESQSSFSFGTTDTKSASVAPFTCQTSEAKKEESPASKGGFTFGSAEPAPLPPASFALGRTEEKQQEPVTSTSLVLGKKADSGEPKRPPVFSFGNSEQTKDEGSSKSTFSFSLAKPPEKESEQPTKATFAFGARTSTTADQGTAKPVFSFLNNSSSNSSTPATSAAGGIFGSSTASSSAPAAASVFGQASSPVSSSAFGDSAESGTSQSLLFSRESKPATTSSAGTAVAPFVFGPGASSSDTAASGFSFGAPTTSSSAGPSFVFGTGPSAPSASPAFGANQTPTFAQSQGASQPNPPRFGSVSSSAALFSAASQPAPPTFGTVSSSSQPPVFGQQPGQSAFGSGTAPNSSSVFQFGSSATNLNFTKNNASGVFTIGANASTPSASAQPSGSRGFQFSQSPSAFTVWSSGKNSFSSSATSVSGRKIKTAVRCRK, from the exons ATGG GTTCTGTTTTCCAGTTTGGCAGCAGCGCTACAAATTTCAACTTCACAAACAATAATCCATCAGGAGTGTTCACGTTCGGTGCAAGTGCCAGCACACCTGCAGCCTCAGCCCAGCCCTCTGGCTCGGGGGGCTTTCAATTTAGCCAGTCTCCAGCGGCATTTACTATGGG GTCAAATGGGAAAAACtcattctcttcttctggaacttcAGTTTCTGGTCGCAAGATAAAGACTGCT ACTGTCTTTGGAACACTTTCTCCTTCACTTGGGaatttttcagttcttaaaaCAAGTCAGTTTGGAGATTCTCCTTTTTATCCTGGAAAAACGACATATGGTGGGGCAGCAGCTGCTGTAAGACAGTCTAAACTACAAAACACACCCTATCAGGCACCAGTCAGAAGACAGATGAAAGCTAAGCAACTGAACACACAATCCTATGGTGTGACTAGTTTAACAGCTCGGAGGATACTGCAGTCTTTAGAGAAGATGTCAAGCCCTCTACTGGATGCAAAAagaatttcatctgttttttcttctctgaattcccCTCTTGATAGGAGTGGGATAGACACCACCACAGattttcaggccagaagggaaaaggtggactctcagccacccCCTGTTCAGAGACTCATGATTCCGAAGCCAGTTTCCAGAGCAGCAAATCGAGCTGTTTACTTTAAACCAGCTCGGACCCCGTCTGGTGAATTAAGGAGGACTAGTCAAAGAATAGGTAAAAAGCGCAGTACTGGATATGAAAGCAACATGACACCAGGGCAAAGTAGAGAACAACGAGAAAGCGGCTCTTCTTACCCAGATTGCAGTGTGTCTGCAGCCAATGGTTTGTCTTccggaggaggtggtggaggtgggaagatgAGGCGAGAGAGGACGCGCTTTGTGGCATCTGAACCTCAAGAGGAGGAGGGAACGGAAGTCCCGGTATTACCGAAAAACTCTCTACCCATCACCGGTTCTTCAGTGCCTACCTTcagttttagttcttctgtgATCACAACTTCCTCTCCGTCACCCACTAGTCCTTCACAATCATTAACAAACCAGGTACAAATGACCTCTCCAAACAGCACTGGCAGCCCCTTGTTCAGATTTTCATGTCCAATCATAAAATCTACTGAGGCAGATGTACTA CCTCCCTCATCTATCCT AAAAGTTGCAAGTTTTTATGTCCCACAATTGGATTTACATTTAGTGTGCCCTTCTTCAGCTCCATTTCAGTTTGGGGTGTCTAGTCTTGggcagcaagaaaagaaagaagaaccgCCTAAAGCTCCATCTGCAGCCTTTAGCTTCGATTCAGGTGTCATTAAccctccccctgctgctgctgaCACCACAGCGACCTCTGAGAGCCAGAGCAGCTTCAGCTTTGGAACCACGGACACCAAGAGCGCCTCAGTGGCTCCTTTCACGTGTCAGACGTcagaagcaaaaaaagaagaatccccTGCCTCCAAAGGAGGGTTCACTTTTGGCAGCGCGGAGCCTGCC CCCCTGCCACCTGCCTCGTTTGCTCTGGGAAGGACAGAAGAGAAACAGCAAGAGCCTGTCACGTCTACATCTCTAGTGTTGGGGAAAAAAGCCGACAGTGGAGAGCCAAAGCGTCCACCAGTGTTTTCCTTTGGGAACTCAGAGCAAACCAAAGACGAGGGTTCTTCCAAGTCAACCTTTAGTTTCAGTTTGGCAAAACCACCTGAGAAGGAATCTGAACAGCCAACGAAGGCCACTTTTGCTTTTGGAGCTCGAACCAGTACTACGGCTGATCAAGGTACAGCAAAGCCAGTTTTTAGTTTCTTGAACAACAGTTCCTCTAATTCAAGTACACCAGCCACTTCAGCTGCTGGTGGCATATTTGGTAGTTCCACCGCGTCCTCCAGCGCGCCTGCGGCTGCCTCTGTGTTTGGACAGGCCAGCAGTCCTGTGAGCAGCTCTGCCTTTGGGGACTCTGCCGAATCCGGTACATCTCAGTCTTTGCTGTTTTCTCGAGAGAGCAAACCAGCAACCACGTCGAGCGCGGGCACAGCTGTCGCCCCATTTGTCTTTGGTCCGGGTGCCAGCAGCAGTGACACTGCCGCCTCTGGTTTCAGctttggagctcccaccacatcGAGTTCTGCAGGACCCTCCTTTGTATTTGGCACTGGACCTTCGGCACCATCTGCCAGTCCAGCGTTCGGTGCTAACCAGACCCCAACGTTTGCACAAAGTCAGGGTGCCAGCCAGCCTAACCCCCCACGCTTTGGATCTGTATCATCTTCAGCTGCACTGTTTTCTGCTGCTTCTCAGCCTGCGCCACCTACTTTTGGGACAGTGTCAAGCAGTAGCCAGCCTCCCGTGTTTGGACAGCAGCCTGGTCAGTCTGCATTTGGCTCTGGGACAGCTCCTAATTCCAGTTCTGTTTTCCAGTTTGGCAGCAGCGCTACAAATCTCAACTTCACAAAAAATAATGCATCAGGAGTGTTCACGATCGGTGCAAATGCCAGCACACCTTCAGCCTCAGCCCAGCCCTCTGGCTCGAGGGGCTTTCAGTTTAGCCAGTCTCCATCGGCGTTTACTGTGTGGTCAAGTGGGAAAAACTCATTCTCTTCTTCTGCAACTTCAGTTTCTGGTCGCAAGATAAAGACTGCTGTTAGATGCAGGAAATAA
- the FAM8A1 gene encoding protein FAM8A1 isoform X1 produces the protein MAEGPEKARGRPPGQDDGGGDHEPVPSRRGLPAAAPRPRDGPQAEPQAPGRPPAPGLAPPAAAAEESEPPREPENGREAGSGSGPGAGLQAPAGCEAPEAAAPREKPARLSAREYSRQVHEWLWQSYCGYLTWHSGLAAFPAYCSPQPPAPSYLAGAAAAPAAGPPPLQLGYYNPFYFLSAAAAGPEPPASAGLTASAPVAGPGARAPHVQPPARATTATRVGPAAASRAPSETGRQAGREYVIPSLAHRFMAEMVDFFILFFIKATIVLSIMHLSGIKDISKFAMHYIIEEIDEDTSMEDLQKMMVVALIYRLLVCFYEIICIWGAGGATPGKFLLGLRVVTCDTSVLIAPSRVLVIPSSNVSITTSTIRALIKNFSIASFFPAFITLLFFQHNRTAYDIVAGTIVVKRNGVR, from the exons ATGGCGGAGGGGCCGGAGAAAGCCCGAGGCCGCCCTCCCGGGCAGGACGACGGCGGAGGGGACCACGAGCCCGTTCCTTCCCGAAGAGGCCTTCCCGCCGCCGCCCCACGGCCCCGGGACGGGCCGCAGGCCGAACCCCAGGCTCCGGgccggcccccagccccgggcctcGCTCCCCCTGCGGCCGCCGCCGAGGAGTCGGAGCCGCCGCGCGAGCCCGAGAACGGCAGGGAGGCGGGCTCTGGCTCCGGCCCCGGTGCGGGCCTGCAGGCGCCGGCAGGCTGCGAGGCGCCCGAGGCGGCGGCGCCGCGGGAGAAGCCGGCGCGGCTGAGCGCCCGCGAGTACTCCCGGCAGGTGCACGAGTGGCTGTGGCAGTCCTACTGCGGCTACCTCACCTGGCACAGCGGCCTGGCCGCCTTCCCCGCCTACTGCAGCCCCCAGCCGCCCGCTCCCAGCTACCTCGCGGGCGCCGCCGCTGCTCCGGCCGCCGGGCCGCCGCCCCTGCAGCTGGGCTATTACAACCCCTTCTACTTCCTGAGCGCCGCGGCCGCCGGGCCCGAGCCGCCGGCCTCCGCCGGCCTCACCGCCTCGGCTCCGGTCGCCGGCCCGGGAGCCCGCGCGCCTCACGTGCAGCCGCCGGCCCGGGCAACCACCGCGACGAGGGTAGGACCCGCCGCCGCCTCGCGAGCCCCGAGCGAGACCGGGCGGCAGGCAG gTAGAGAGTATGTTATTCCATCCTTGGCCCACAGATTCATGGCAGAGATGGTggatttctttattctcttctttatAAAAGCAACCATTGTCTTAAGCATTATGCACCTCAGTGGAATAAA GGATATCTCTAAGTTTGCTATGCATTATATaatagaagaaatagatgaagACACATCAATGGAAGACTTGCAGAAAATGATGGTTGTGGCGCTTATATACAGATTATTAGTTTGTTTTTATGAG ATAATTTGCATTTGGGGAGCAGGTGGAGCCACCCCAGGGAAGTTCCTGCTAGGGCTTCGAGTTGTGACATGTGATACATCAGTGCTTATTGCACCAAGTCGGGTTTTAGTGATTCCTTCCTCAAATGTTAGCATTACAAC gtCCACTATACGAGCTTTGATCAAGAATTTTTCTATTGCTTCTTTTTTCCCTGCTTTCATCACACTGCTGTTTTTTCAGCATAATCGAACAGCCTATGACATTGTAGCAGGAACCATTGTGGTAAAAAGAAATGGGGTCAGATGA
- the FAM8A1 gene encoding protein FAM8A1 isoform X2, whose translation MAEGPEKARGRPPGQDDGGGDHEPVPSRRGLPAAAPRPRDGPQAEPQAPGRPPAPGLAPPAAAAEESEPPREPENGREAGSGSGPGAGLQAPAGCEAPEAAAPREKPARLSAREYSRQVHEWLWQSYCGYLTWHSGLAAFPAYCSPQPPAPSYLAGAAAAPAAGPPPLQLGYYNPFYFLSAAAAGPEPPASAGLTASAPVAGPGARAPHVQPPARATTATRVGPAAASRAPSETGRQAGREYVIPSLAHRFMAEMVDFFILFFIKATIVLSIMHLSGIKDISKFAMHYIIEEIDEDTSMEDLQKMMVVALIYRLLVCFYEIICIWGAGGATPGKFLLGLRVVTCDTSVLIAPSRVLVIPSSNVSITTQ comes from the exons ATGGCGGAGGGGCCGGAGAAAGCCCGAGGCCGCCCTCCCGGGCAGGACGACGGCGGAGGGGACCACGAGCCCGTTCCTTCCCGAAGAGGCCTTCCCGCCGCCGCCCCACGGCCCCGGGACGGGCCGCAGGCCGAACCCCAGGCTCCGGgccggcccccagccccgggcctcGCTCCCCCTGCGGCCGCCGCCGAGGAGTCGGAGCCGCCGCGCGAGCCCGAGAACGGCAGGGAGGCGGGCTCTGGCTCCGGCCCCGGTGCGGGCCTGCAGGCGCCGGCAGGCTGCGAGGCGCCCGAGGCGGCGGCGCCGCGGGAGAAGCCGGCGCGGCTGAGCGCCCGCGAGTACTCCCGGCAGGTGCACGAGTGGCTGTGGCAGTCCTACTGCGGCTACCTCACCTGGCACAGCGGCCTGGCCGCCTTCCCCGCCTACTGCAGCCCCCAGCCGCCCGCTCCCAGCTACCTCGCGGGCGCCGCCGCTGCTCCGGCCGCCGGGCCGCCGCCCCTGCAGCTGGGCTATTACAACCCCTTCTACTTCCTGAGCGCCGCGGCCGCCGGGCCCGAGCCGCCGGCCTCCGCCGGCCTCACCGCCTCGGCTCCGGTCGCCGGCCCGGGAGCCCGCGCGCCTCACGTGCAGCCGCCGGCCCGGGCAACCACCGCGACGAGGGTAGGACCCGCCGCCGCCTCGCGAGCCCCGAGCGAGACCGGGCGGCAGGCAG gTAGAGAGTATGTTATTCCATCCTTGGCCCACAGATTCATGGCAGAGATGGTggatttctttattctcttctttatAAAAGCAACCATTGTCTTAAGCATTATGCACCTCAGTGGAATAAA GGATATCTCTAAGTTTGCTATGCATTATATaatagaagaaatagatgaagACACATCAATGGAAGACTTGCAGAAAATGATGGTTGTGGCGCTTATATACAGATTATTAGTTTGTTTTTATGAG ATAATTTGCATTTGGGGAGCAGGTGGAGCCACCCCAGGGAAGTTCCTGCTAGGGCTTCGAGTTGTGACATGTGATACATCAGTGCTTATTGCACCAAGTCGGGTTTTAGTGATTCCTTCCTCAAATGTTAGCATTACAAC GCAATAA